A stretch of Henckelia pumila isolate YLH828 chromosome 4, ASM3356847v2, whole genome shotgun sequence DNA encodes these proteins:
- the LOC140860984 gene encoding uncharacterized protein: MPTQGRVFVMQAEEADPDTTLITGRILVAGVATRALLDSGATHSFISEDFSRKRGEELSTKNIVKNLELLLLGQSMSADLIVLPVPEFDMILGMDWMTKNAVVIDFQ; encoded by the exons ATGCCGACTCAAGGGAGAGtatttgtgatgcaggccgaggaggctgATCCTGATACCACGCTCATCACAG GTAGAATTTTAGTAGCCGGTGTAGCCACTAGAGCCTTGTTAGACTCGGGGGCTACACATTCTTTTATTTCAGAGGATTTTTCCCGCAAGCGGG GGGAAGAGCTTTCCACAAAGAATATAGTGAAGAATCTTGAGCTCTTGTTGCTAGGGCAATCAATGAGTGCAGATCTAATAGTGTTGCCCGTGCCTGAGTTTGACATGATACTTGGGATGGActggatgacgaagaatgctGTGGTGATTGACTTTCAGTAA